A window of the Lolium perenne isolate Kyuss_39 chromosome 7, Kyuss_2.0, whole genome shotgun sequence genome harbors these coding sequences:
- the LOC127314089 gene encoding uncharacterized protein isoform X1: protein MANKFIQSSRRYSQHTISWAMSYIVMGGGCRVNLLITLLLMCACIATATVAGAEYAKYRDPKQPLSRRISDLLGRMTLAEKIGQMSQIEQANATADIIKKYFIGSVVSGAGSVPAANAPPETWVEMVNGMQRGALSTRLGIPILYGIDAVHGVGNVYKATIFPHNVGLGCTRDPKLAKEIGAAIALEVRATGIPYAFAPCAAVCRDPRWGRCYESFSEDPDVVQRMVTAVISGLQGEGSRPGESFVPGGGQRKVAACALHFVGDGGTTDGDKQNGTFHELLRVHMPPYYSAVSQGVSTVMVSFTSWHGVKMHANHFLLTEFLKTRLQFKGFVISDWEGIDRITTPAHADYLLSIELAIMAGIDMVMIPYTYTEFINGLTKLVKNGHIPMSRIDDAVRRILRVKLTVGLFESPYGSRSLAGEVGKKEHRELARESVRRSLVLLKNGKAGDKPLLPLPKNAKGSILVAGSHADDLGSQCGGWTVTWQGVAGNNLTTGTTILGGIRQAVQGHGTDVVYYEKPDAGFLRRNKDHFDYAVVVVGEPPYAEAFGDSLNLAIPPPGPSLIRDVCGSVRCVVVVVAGRPLVVEPCLDAVDALVAAWLPGTEGQGVSDVLFGDYGFTGKLARTWFRRVEQLPMNMGDAHYDPLFPFGFGLETQPLKA from the exons ATGGCCAACAAGTTCATTCAATCATCAAGAAGATACTCGCAGCATACGATCAGCTGGGCAATGAGTTACATAGTGATGGGGGGTGGCTGCAGAGTGAACCTCCTGATCACCTTGCTCTTGATGTGTGCTTGCATTGCCACGGCGACGGTGGCCGGAGCAGAGTATGCCAAGTACCGTGATCCGAAGCAGCCCCTCAGTCGGCGGATCAGCGACCTGCTGGGGCGTATGACCCTCGCCGAGAAGATAGGTCAGATGTCACAGATTGAGCAGGCGAACGCTACCGCCGACATCATCAAGAAGTACTTCATCG GGAGCGTGGTGAGCGGCGCGGGCAGCGTACCGGCAGCGAACGCGCCGCCGGAGACATGGGTGGAGATGGTGAACGGGATGCAGAGGGGAGCATTGTCCACACGCCTCGGGATCCCCATTCTCTATGGCATCGATGCCGTGCATGGCGTCGGCAACGTGTATAAGGCAACCATCTTCCCGCACAATGTTGGCCTTGGCTGCACCAG GGACCCAAAGCTAGCAAAGGAGATCGGAGCGGCAATTGCACTAGAAGTCCGGGCCACCGGGATTCCGTACGCTTTCGCTCCGTGCGCGGCGGTATGCAGAGATCCCCGGTGGGGTCGGTGCTACGAGAGCTTCAGCGAGGACCCTGACGTGGTGCAGCGGATGGTCACCGCCGTCATCTCCGGCCTCCAGGGCGAGGGCAGCCGTCCGGGCGAGTCCTTCGTCCCCGGCGGCGGGCAGCGCAAAGTCGCGGCGTGCGCCCTGCACTTCGTCGGCGATGGCGGCACGACCGATGGCGACAAACAGAACGGTACCTTCCACGAGCTGCTCAGGGTGCACATGCCGCCGTACTACAGCGCCGTCAGCCAGGGCGTCTCCACCGTCATGGTCTCCTTCACCAGTTGGCACGGGGTCAAGATGCACGCCAACCATTTCCTCCTCACCGAGTTCCTCAAAACCAGGCTCCAGTTCAAG GGTTTTGTGATCTCGGATTGGGAAGGGATTGATAGGATCACGACTCCTGCACATGCTGACTACCTGCTGTCCATCGAGCTGGCGATCATGGCCGGTATTGATATG GTCATGATCCCGTACACGTACACGGAGTTCATCAACGGCCTGACGAAGCTGGTGAAGAACGGCCACATTCCGATGAGCCGGATCGACGACGCCGTGCGGCGTATCCTCCGTGTCAAGCTCACCGTTGGCCTGTTCGAGAGCCCCTACGGGAGCCGCAGCCTCGCCGGCGAGGTCGGCAAGAAGGAGCACCGCGAGCTGGCGAGGGAGTCCGTGAGGAGGTCCCTCGTCCTGCTCAAGAACGGCAAGGCCGGCGacaagccgctgctgccgctgccCAAGAACGCCAAGGGAAGCATCCTGGTCGCCGGCAGCCACGCCGACGATCTCGGCAGTCAGTGTGGCGGATGGACTGTAACCTGGCAGGGCGTCGCCGGGAACAACCTGACCACCGGGACCACGATCCTCGGCGGCATCAGGCAGGCCGTGCAGGGCCACGGCACGGACGTGGTGTACTACGAGAAGCCCGACGCGGGATTCCTGCGGCGGAACAAGGACCACTTCGACTACGCCGTGGTCGTCGTCGGCGAGCCGCCCTACGCCGAGGCGTTCGGCGACAGCCTCAACCTGGCCATCCCGCCCCCAGGGCCCAGCTTGATCCGGGATGTGTGTGGCAGCGTCAGGTGCGtcgtggtggtggtcgccggaagGCCGCTGGTCGTCGAGCCGTGCCTGGACGCGGTCGACGCCCTCGTGGCGGCGTGGCTGCCGGGGACGGAGGGGCAGGGTGTGAGCGATGTGCTGTTCGGCGATTACGGGTTCACTGGGAAGCTTGCGCGGACGTGGTTCCGGAGAGTGGAGCAGCTGCCCATGAACATGGGAGACGCACACTACGATCCTCTGTTTCCCTTCGGGTTCGGGCTCGAGACACAGCCGCTGAAAGCATAG
- the LOC127314089 gene encoding uncharacterized protein isoform X2, giving the protein MANKFIQSSRRYSQHTISWAMSYIVMGGGCRVNLLITLLLMCACIATATVAGAEYAKYRDPKQPLSRRISDLLGRMTLAEKIGSVVSGAGSVPAANAPPETWVEMVNGMQRGALSTRLGIPILYGIDAVHGVGNVYKATIFPHNVGLGCTRDPKLAKEIGAAIALEVRATGIPYAFAPCAAVCRDPRWGRCYESFSEDPDVVQRMVTAVISGLQGEGSRPGESFVPGGGQRKVAACALHFVGDGGTTDGDKQNGTFHELLRVHMPPYYSAVSQGVSTVMVSFTSWHGVKMHANHFLLTEFLKTRLQFKGFVISDWEGIDRITTPAHADYLLSIELAIMAGIDMVMIPYTYTEFINGLTKLVKNGHIPMSRIDDAVRRILRVKLTVGLFESPYGSRSLAGEVGKKEHRELARESVRRSLVLLKNGKAGDKPLLPLPKNAKGSILVAGSHADDLGSQCGGWTVTWQGVAGNNLTTGTTILGGIRQAVQGHGTDVVYYEKPDAGFLRRNKDHFDYAVVVVGEPPYAEAFGDSLNLAIPPPGPSLIRDVCGSVRCVVVVVAGRPLVVEPCLDAVDALVAAWLPGTEGQGVSDVLFGDYGFTGKLARTWFRRVEQLPMNMGDAHYDPLFPFGFGLETQPLKA; this is encoded by the exons ATGGCCAACAAGTTCATTCAATCATCAAGAAGATACTCGCAGCATACGATCAGCTGGGCAATGAGTTACATAGTGATGGGGGGTGGCTGCAGAGTGAACCTCCTGATCACCTTGCTCTTGATGTGTGCTTGCATTGCCACGGCGACGGTGGCCGGAGCAGAGTATGCCAAGTACCGTGATCCGAAGCAGCCCCTCAGTCGGCGGATCAGCGACCTGCTGGGGCGTATGACCCTCGCCGAGAAGATAG GGAGCGTGGTGAGCGGCGCGGGCAGCGTACCGGCAGCGAACGCGCCGCCGGAGACATGGGTGGAGATGGTGAACGGGATGCAGAGGGGAGCATTGTCCACACGCCTCGGGATCCCCATTCTCTATGGCATCGATGCCGTGCATGGCGTCGGCAACGTGTATAAGGCAACCATCTTCCCGCACAATGTTGGCCTTGGCTGCACCAG GGACCCAAAGCTAGCAAAGGAGATCGGAGCGGCAATTGCACTAGAAGTCCGGGCCACCGGGATTCCGTACGCTTTCGCTCCGTGCGCGGCGGTATGCAGAGATCCCCGGTGGGGTCGGTGCTACGAGAGCTTCAGCGAGGACCCTGACGTGGTGCAGCGGATGGTCACCGCCGTCATCTCCGGCCTCCAGGGCGAGGGCAGCCGTCCGGGCGAGTCCTTCGTCCCCGGCGGCGGGCAGCGCAAAGTCGCGGCGTGCGCCCTGCACTTCGTCGGCGATGGCGGCACGACCGATGGCGACAAACAGAACGGTACCTTCCACGAGCTGCTCAGGGTGCACATGCCGCCGTACTACAGCGCCGTCAGCCAGGGCGTCTCCACCGTCATGGTCTCCTTCACCAGTTGGCACGGGGTCAAGATGCACGCCAACCATTTCCTCCTCACCGAGTTCCTCAAAACCAGGCTCCAGTTCAAG GGTTTTGTGATCTCGGATTGGGAAGGGATTGATAGGATCACGACTCCTGCACATGCTGACTACCTGCTGTCCATCGAGCTGGCGATCATGGCCGGTATTGATATG GTCATGATCCCGTACACGTACACGGAGTTCATCAACGGCCTGACGAAGCTGGTGAAGAACGGCCACATTCCGATGAGCCGGATCGACGACGCCGTGCGGCGTATCCTCCGTGTCAAGCTCACCGTTGGCCTGTTCGAGAGCCCCTACGGGAGCCGCAGCCTCGCCGGCGAGGTCGGCAAGAAGGAGCACCGCGAGCTGGCGAGGGAGTCCGTGAGGAGGTCCCTCGTCCTGCTCAAGAACGGCAAGGCCGGCGacaagccgctgctgccgctgccCAAGAACGCCAAGGGAAGCATCCTGGTCGCCGGCAGCCACGCCGACGATCTCGGCAGTCAGTGTGGCGGATGGACTGTAACCTGGCAGGGCGTCGCCGGGAACAACCTGACCACCGGGACCACGATCCTCGGCGGCATCAGGCAGGCCGTGCAGGGCCACGGCACGGACGTGGTGTACTACGAGAAGCCCGACGCGGGATTCCTGCGGCGGAACAAGGACCACTTCGACTACGCCGTGGTCGTCGTCGGCGAGCCGCCCTACGCCGAGGCGTTCGGCGACAGCCTCAACCTGGCCATCCCGCCCCCAGGGCCCAGCTTGATCCGGGATGTGTGTGGCAGCGTCAGGTGCGtcgtggtggtggtcgccggaagGCCGCTGGTCGTCGAGCCGTGCCTGGACGCGGTCGACGCCCTCGTGGCGGCGTGGCTGCCGGGGACGGAGGGGCAGGGTGTGAGCGATGTGCTGTTCGGCGATTACGGGTTCACTGGGAAGCTTGCGCGGACGTGGTTCCGGAGAGTGGAGCAGCTGCCCATGAACATGGGAGACGCACACTACGATCCTCTGTTTCCCTTCGGGTTCGGGCTCGAGACACAGCCGCTGAAAGCATAG
- the LOC127314089 gene encoding uncharacterized protein isoform X3, which yields MVNGMQRGALSTRLGIPILYGIDAVHGVGNVYKATIFPHNVGLGCTRDPKLAKEIGAAIALEVRATGIPYAFAPCAAVCRDPRWGRCYESFSEDPDVVQRMVTAVISGLQGEGSRPGESFVPGGGQRKVAACALHFVGDGGTTDGDKQNGTFHELLRVHMPPYYSAVSQGVSTVMVSFTSWHGVKMHANHFLLTEFLKTRLQFKGFVISDWEGIDRITTPAHADYLLSIELAIMAGIDMVMIPYTYTEFINGLTKLVKNGHIPMSRIDDAVRRILRVKLTVGLFESPYGSRSLAGEVGKKEHRELARESVRRSLVLLKNGKAGDKPLLPLPKNAKGSILVAGSHADDLGSQCGGWTVTWQGVAGNNLTTGTTILGGIRQAVQGHGTDVVYYEKPDAGFLRRNKDHFDYAVVVVGEPPYAEAFGDSLNLAIPPPGPSLIRDVCGSVRCVVVVVAGRPLVVEPCLDAVDALVAAWLPGTEGQGVSDVLFGDYGFTGKLARTWFRRVEQLPMNMGDAHYDPLFPFGFGLETQPLKA from the exons ATGGTGAACGGGATGCAGAGGGGAGCATTGTCCACACGCCTCGGGATCCCCATTCTCTATGGCATCGATGCCGTGCATGGCGTCGGCAACGTGTATAAGGCAACCATCTTCCCGCACAATGTTGGCCTTGGCTGCACCAG GGACCCAAAGCTAGCAAAGGAGATCGGAGCGGCAATTGCACTAGAAGTCCGGGCCACCGGGATTCCGTACGCTTTCGCTCCGTGCGCGGCGGTATGCAGAGATCCCCGGTGGGGTCGGTGCTACGAGAGCTTCAGCGAGGACCCTGACGTGGTGCAGCGGATGGTCACCGCCGTCATCTCCGGCCTCCAGGGCGAGGGCAGCCGTCCGGGCGAGTCCTTCGTCCCCGGCGGCGGGCAGCGCAAAGTCGCGGCGTGCGCCCTGCACTTCGTCGGCGATGGCGGCACGACCGATGGCGACAAACAGAACGGTACCTTCCACGAGCTGCTCAGGGTGCACATGCCGCCGTACTACAGCGCCGTCAGCCAGGGCGTCTCCACCGTCATGGTCTCCTTCACCAGTTGGCACGGGGTCAAGATGCACGCCAACCATTTCCTCCTCACCGAGTTCCTCAAAACCAGGCTCCAGTTCAAG GGTTTTGTGATCTCGGATTGGGAAGGGATTGATAGGATCACGACTCCTGCACATGCTGACTACCTGCTGTCCATCGAGCTGGCGATCATGGCCGGTATTGATATG GTCATGATCCCGTACACGTACACGGAGTTCATCAACGGCCTGACGAAGCTGGTGAAGAACGGCCACATTCCGATGAGCCGGATCGACGACGCCGTGCGGCGTATCCTCCGTGTCAAGCTCACCGTTGGCCTGTTCGAGAGCCCCTACGGGAGCCGCAGCCTCGCCGGCGAGGTCGGCAAGAAGGAGCACCGCGAGCTGGCGAGGGAGTCCGTGAGGAGGTCCCTCGTCCTGCTCAAGAACGGCAAGGCCGGCGacaagccgctgctgccgctgccCAAGAACGCCAAGGGAAGCATCCTGGTCGCCGGCAGCCACGCCGACGATCTCGGCAGTCAGTGTGGCGGATGGACTGTAACCTGGCAGGGCGTCGCCGGGAACAACCTGACCACCGGGACCACGATCCTCGGCGGCATCAGGCAGGCCGTGCAGGGCCACGGCACGGACGTGGTGTACTACGAGAAGCCCGACGCGGGATTCCTGCGGCGGAACAAGGACCACTTCGACTACGCCGTGGTCGTCGTCGGCGAGCCGCCCTACGCCGAGGCGTTCGGCGACAGCCTCAACCTGGCCATCCCGCCCCCAGGGCCCAGCTTGATCCGGGATGTGTGTGGCAGCGTCAGGTGCGtcgtggtggtggtcgccggaagGCCGCTGGTCGTCGAGCCGTGCCTGGACGCGGTCGACGCCCTCGTGGCGGCGTGGCTGCCGGGGACGGAGGGGCAGGGTGTGAGCGATGTGCTGTTCGGCGATTACGGGTTCACTGGGAAGCTTGCGCGGACGTGGTTCCGGAGAGTGGAGCAGCTGCCCATGAACATGGGAGACGCACACTACGATCCTCTGTTTCCCTTCGGGTTCGGGCTCGAGACACAGCCGCTGAAAGCATAG